In Salvelinus namaycush isolate Seneca chromosome 17, SaNama_1.0, whole genome shotgun sequence, one genomic interval encodes:
- the LOC120062567 gene encoding putative monooxygenase p33MONOX has translation MMSSTVSRTQEQGLQPGEQTERMQEHCTYRGTGYSSQYSPTEWRMMNIENIVPEMVVTKIHRLKMKLRMPSGDFKEDRLSTSAQSTPCGTPSGTPSVTPSVSPHASPILNRRSWFNSLSPAPFLTTPELGSPNFSPEMGGNEGGGAGGERWSFFGTSRPVVQKSSTDPGSETNTGFTLQSYFGVPKSNTMEGIKTQVNLMVDDPAKFNPPKIEISGIEGKRPPQTRPHKLKPRDMNVLTPSGF, from the exons ATGATGAGCAGTACAGTGAGCAGAACTCAAGAGCAAGGATTGCAACctggagaacagacagagagaatgcAGGAGCATTGTACATACAGAGGTACGGGATATTCATCCCAATATTCCCCGACAGAATGGAGGATGATGAACATTGAGAATATCGTTCCAGAGATGGTAGTAACCAAAATCCACAGACTCAAAATG AAGCTGAGAATGCCAAGCGGGGACTTCAAGGAGGACAGGCTTTCGACATCAGCACAATCCACCCCTTGTGGCACCCCTTCCGGGACCCCCTCCGTTACCCCCAGCGTCAGTCCCCACGCCTCACCGATACTCAACCGCAG GAGCTGGTTCAACAGCCTGAGTCCAGCACCGTTTCTCACCACACCGGAGCTCGGCAGTCCTAACTTCAGCCCAGAAATGGGAGGCAAtgagggaggaggagcaggaggggagaggtggagcTTCTTTGGAACTTCTCGCCCAGTAGTACAGAAGTCCTCTACTGACCCTGGTTCAGAAACCAACACAG GCTTCACACTACAGTCGTACTTTGGCGTGCCAAAGTCCAACACCATGGAAGGCATTAAGACCCAGGTCAACCTCATGGTGGATGACCCCGCCAAGTTCAACCCCCCCAAGATCGAGATCAGCGGCATCGAGGGCAAGAGACCCCCCCAGACTCGCCCACACAAACTCAAACCCCGGGACATGAACGTCCTGACACCGTCAGGATTCTGA